A window of the Desulfobacula toluolica Tol2 genome harbors these coding sequences:
- a CDS encoding TatD family hydrolase: MILFDSHCHIDDNCYDKDRQDVIDRAEAENIQGIMIVGIDIETSLKAIEIARENDHIITSVGIHPHDAKQCSADTMNALIRLAMENSCVKAWGEIGLDYNRMFSPEKDQEDCFKTQLEAADNLDLPLIFHERDSKGRFYDILKSDGPKSRKGVIHCFSGTKEELFKYLDLGYYIGITGILTLQKRGEYLRTLAPLIPEDRILIETDAPYLTPAPQKNKNRRNEPVFVKSVLLKLAEIRKSDPKALAQTIFNNTRTLYNVDL, from the coding sequence ATGATATTATTTGATTCCCATTGTCATATTGATGACAATTGCTATGATAAAGACAGACAAGATGTTATTGATAGGGCGGAAGCTGAAAATATCCAGGGAATAATGATTGTCGGCATTGATATCGAAACCTCGCTGAAGGCAATTGAAATAGCCCGTGAAAATGACCATATCATCACATCTGTAGGCATTCATCCCCATGATGCAAAACAATGTTCAGCAGATACCATGAATGCCTTAATCCGGCTTGCTATGGAAAATTCCTGTGTAAAGGCCTGGGGGGAGATCGGTCTTGATTATAACCGGATGTTTTCACCGGAGAAAGATCAGGAAGACTGTTTTAAAACCCAGCTTGAAGCTGCCGACAACCTTGACCTGCCCTTGATTTTCCATGAGCGCGATTCCAAGGGAAGATTTTATGATATTTTAAAATCCGACGGTCCGAAAAGCCGTAAAGGTGTCATACACTGTTTTTCCGGCACAAAAGAAGAGCTTTTTAAATATCTTGACCTGGGATACTATATTGGAATTACCGGGATATTGACCCTGCAAAAAAGGGGGGAATATTTAAGAACTCTTGCACCGCTTATTCCTGAAGACCGTATCTTGATTGAAACCGATGCCCCGTATCTTACACCTGCACCTCAAAAAAATAAGAATCGCCGAAATGAGCCGGTATTTGTAAAATCAGTTCTGCTGAAGCTTGCAGAAATTCGAAAGTCTGATCCAAAAGCACTTGCACAAACCATCTTTAACAACACCAGAACGCTTTATAATGTTGATTTATGA
- the tatA gene encoding twin-arginine translocase TatA/TatE family subunit: protein MIGGIGMPELIIILVIILIIFGAGKLPEIGAGLGKGIKNFKKATREPKIEDKEEDEPEKIEKD, encoded by the coding sequence ATGATTGGTGGGATTGGGATGCCGGAATTAATAATTATTCTTGTGATTATCCTCATTATATTCGGGGCTGGAAAGCTTCCTGAAATCGGTGCCGGTTTGGGCAAGGGAATTAAAAACTTCAAAAAAGCAACCCGGGAGCCCAAGATTGAGGACAAAGAAGAAGACGAACCGGAAAAAATTGAAAAAGACTGA
- a CDS encoding lytic murein transglycosylase, whose protein sequence is MPSLQTKLIQYLIFIFFFILSSPLSGQEIKKGNEFDKLVRQLIHDGFKKEKMDALFSRESVFFDPDGVSLFFVHSESSLDYNQFTSKKSIKNALKYITEHKITLEQAQKIYGVDKTIITAILLVETRLGTYLGKRIVMNTLATMAALTDKRLRERIWNAIPDKKKPKKATFIKKAEQRSQWGYEELKALIKYSEQEKISPEKIRGSYAGAMGISQFMPSNALKLAKDGNNDGKINLFSHADAIFSVANYLKHHGWKPGIARQKQHKVLFRYNHSNYYVDTLLKISDKLKG, encoded by the coding sequence ATGCCGTCATTACAAACAAAGCTGATTCAATATTTGATTTTCATTTTTTTTTTCATTTTATCATCCCCTTTATCCGGGCAGGAAATAAAGAAAGGCAATGAGTTTGACAAATTGGTACGGCAGCTTATCCATGATGGGTTTAAAAAAGAAAAGATGGATGCTTTGTTTTCCAGGGAAAGTGTGTTTTTTGATCCGGACGGTGTCTCACTTTTTTTTGTCCATTCTGAGTCAAGCCTTGATTATAACCAGTTTACATCAAAAAAATCCATTAAGAATGCGTTGAAATATATAACCGAACATAAAATAACACTTGAACAGGCACAAAAAATATACGGGGTTGATAAAACTATTATCACCGCTATTTTACTTGTTGAAACACGGCTTGGAACATATCTTGGGAAACGAATCGTGATGAATACGCTTGCCACAATGGCTGCTTTGACAGATAAACGGTTAAGGGAAAGAATTTGGAATGCCATCCCTGACAAAAAAAAGCCCAAAAAAGCAACCTTTATCAAAAAAGCTGAACAGCGATCCCAATGGGGGTATGAAGAACTCAAAGCGCTCATCAAATATTCAGAACAAGAAAAAATTTCGCCTGAAAAAATAAGGGGTTCATATGCCGGAGCTATGGGGATTTCCCAGTTTATGCCTTCCAATGCGCTGAAGCTTGCAAAAGATGGAAATAATGACGGAAAAATAAATCTGTTCAGCCATGCAGATGCCATTTTCAGTGTAGCCAATTACCTGAAACATCATGGCTGGAAACCGGGAATTGCAAGACAAAAACAGCATAAGGTCTTGTTCCGGTACAACCACAGCAATTATTATGTGGATACATTATTAAAAATATCAGACAAATTAAAAGGGTAA
- the ftsX gene encoding permease-like cell division protein FtsX — MTHFLKKAVADIRSNNFLNLITIMTISLSILVVSVFLLFFENIDRVIESWNQGGRAMIYLKKEFRPDMLPELTAKINALGEIDEIVYISKTQALDKLKKEIASKSAFLKTLKNNPLPDALEIRMKPYKRFEKIQTFAQNIKAINIVEDVEYGRNWLGKFLKIFNLFKITGYAMCSLFFLIALFITANTVRLAFYSRKLEIEIMRLVGATETFIKTPFYVESLVQGFLGGIFGLAALLIIYLTASSGIMQSLAAYVYFDIRFLSVKLIILIIAGSTFLGWFGCYLSLKQILK; from the coding sequence ATGACTCATTTTTTAAAAAAAGCGGTTGCAGATATTCGATCAAATAATTTCCTGAACCTGATTACGATTATGACGATTTCCCTTTCAATTCTGGTGGTAAGCGTTTTTTTACTTTTTTTTGAGAATATCGACCGGGTTATTGAATCCTGGAACCAGGGTGGACGAGCCATGATTTACCTGAAAAAAGAGTTCCGCCCGGACATGCTGCCCGAGTTAACAGCAAAGATCAATGCCCTGGGTGAAATTGATGAGATAGTCTATATTTCAAAGACCCAGGCCCTTGATAAGCTTAAAAAAGAGATCGCATCCAAAAGCGCTTTTTTAAAGACCTTGAAAAATAATCCTCTTCCGGATGCCCTTGAAATAAGAATGAAACCCTATAAGCGGTTTGAAAAAATTCAAACTTTTGCTCAAAACATAAAAGCCATTAACATTGTTGAAGATGTTGAATACGGCCGGAACTGGCTTGGTAAATTTTTAAAAATTTTTAATCTGTTCAAAATTACAGGGTATGCCATGTGCAGCCTCTTTTTTTTGATTGCCTTGTTTATAACTGCAAATACCGTTCGGCTGGCGTTTTACTCTCGTAAATTAGAAATCGAAATCATGCGCCTTGTGGGGGCTACGGAAACCTTCATAAAAACGCCTTTTTATGTGGAAAGTCTTGTCCAGGGATTTTTAGGCGGTATTTTTGGACTGGCAGCCCTTTTGATTATTTACCTGACGGCTTCATCGGGAATTATGCAAAGCCTTGCAGCCTATGTTTATTTTGATATAAGGTTCCTGTCCGTTAAACTCATCATCTTAATTATTGCCGGAAGTACATTTTTAGGTTGGTTTGGATGTTATCTGTCCTTAAAACAAATATTAAAATAA
- the glnD gene encoding [protein-PII] uridylyltransferase translates to MDTSKTDILIKKREALIERFLSGDEPEFIEKHAVVIDEYIFTVFEQSIAARKMTISGTPFAIIALGGYGRKEQCIHSDIDLLILFKDTIPPEVEAFVQELLYPLWDARFEVGYAIRNISECLQMAFERFDILTTILDARFICGASLIYTSFMEKFRSDLAAKHLKNTLNYLFEHGEKRHFDFGDSTYLIAPNLKSGFGGLRDYHTLLWYAKIKSDIKTRRDLEYYGFLSYFEYLSLKEALTDVWKIRNFLHYITKRKCDTLHFDYQTELAGLLGYRSKKQNPDVERFLGDLHNRMDFLKQINQITFEDLFANRRIKKGTTEPYPTKTHGLIIKKRRLNFANTIVILQKPDLLLKIFLESGKRKIPLSIEARRIVSEFLHLVDDELKTNPACIKIFKQILSMSYWEFNVLNVMLATGILENFIPEFSAIVNKIQYNHYHLFPVDKHSIRCVQIINSFKERAEPTAYTLYYSIFKEVRNKNVLLFAALLHDIGKSNPAKEHSKTGASIAKPILERFKFNSTEIQDAVFLIENHLILAKTATRRDISDEETAVYMANKIGKIRLLRMLYLLTVADSKATGPKAWNDWTENLLKDLFLKTMGILKKGELASRKARHLIDKKKKDILQQLKKRWQEDEINKQLDSMSRRYLVYVPVQNIVDHINLYRHLGDKSFIWQIAKENGSDIRTVSICGKDKPGLYSKIAGVFFVNKLDIVASQAYSLGEEHVLDIFKVIPPKDRIFEKEKWEKAENDLIKAIEDDHFLDNEFKKIPRIIRVSSGQDPEPNTVRIDNETSSFFTIIEVFTYDFPGLLFSITNALYRSNVNVNVAMVSTKVDQVVDVFYVKSIENDAKIETKQGLEQIKNAILKSLPQIAAKEVSNEKN, encoded by the coding sequence ATGGATACATCAAAAACAGACATATTAATCAAAAAACGAGAAGCACTGATAGAGCGCTTTCTCAGTGGGGATGAACCTGAATTTATTGAAAAGCATGCAGTTGTCATAGATGAATACATTTTTACGGTATTTGAACAAAGCATTGCGGCAAGGAAAATGACGATTTCGGGAACCCCCTTTGCCATAATCGCTCTGGGAGGCTATGGCAGAAAAGAGCAGTGCATCCATTCGGACATAGATCTTTTGATCCTGTTTAAAGATACGATTCCCCCGGAAGTTGAAGCATTTGTGCAGGAACTGCTTTACCCGCTGTGGGATGCCCGTTTTGAGGTCGGATATGCCATTCGAAATATCAGCGAATGTCTCCAGATGGCCTTTGAGCGGTTTGATATTTTAACCACTATTCTGGATGCCAGATTTATTTGCGGCGCATCCTTGATTTATACTTCCTTTATGGAAAAATTCAGGTCGGATTTAGCGGCCAAGCACCTGAAAAACACATTAAATTATTTGTTCGAACATGGAGAAAAAAGACATTTTGATTTTGGCGACTCAACCTACCTGATCGCGCCGAATTTAAAATCCGGATTTGGAGGACTTCGGGATTATCATACTCTTTTATGGTACGCAAAAATAAAATCCGATATCAAAACCAGAAGAGACTTGGAATATTATGGATTTTTATCCTATTTTGAATATTTATCACTCAAAGAGGCTTTGACCGATGTTTGGAAAATCAGAAATTTTCTGCACTACATCACAAAAAGAAAATGCGACACACTTCATTTTGATTACCAGACTGAACTAGCAGGTCTGTTAGGATATCGCTCAAAAAAACAAAATCCTGATGTTGAAAGATTTTTAGGTGATCTTCATAACCGGATGGATTTTTTAAAACAGATCAACCAGATTACTTTTGAAGATCTTTTTGCCAATCGCCGCATCAAAAAAGGAACCACTGAGCCTTATCCCACAAAAACCCATGGTTTGATTATTAAAAAACGAAGACTCAATTTTGCCAACACCATTGTTATCCTGCAAAAACCGGATCTTCTGCTTAAAATATTCCTTGAAAGCGGCAAAAGGAAAATTCCCTTATCCATTGAAGCCAGGAGGATTGTCAGTGAATTCTTACATCTTGTGGATGATGAACTCAAAACAAATCCTGCCTGTATTAAAATATTCAAACAAATCCTGTCCATGTCCTACTGGGAATTCAATGTCCTTAATGTCATGCTGGCAACAGGCATCCTGGAGAATTTTATCCCGGAATTTTCAGCTATTGTGAACAAGATTCAATATAACCATTACCATCTGTTTCCAGTGGACAAACATTCTATTCGATGTGTCCAGATTATCAACAGCTTTAAAGAACGTGCCGAACCAACTGCATATACACTGTATTATTCAATATTTAAGGAAGTCAGGAACAAAAATGTTCTGCTTTTTGCAGCCCTGCTTCATGATATCGGCAAATCAAATCCTGCAAAAGAACACTCAAAAACAGGAGCAAGCATAGCAAAGCCGATTCTGGAACGATTTAAATTTAATTCAACTGAAATTCAGGATGCTGTTTTTCTGATTGAAAATCATCTGATTCTTGCAAAAACTGCAACCCGAAGAGATATCTCTGATGAAGAAACAGCAGTTTACATGGCAAACAAAATTGGAAAAATCAGATTATTAAGAATGCTTTACCTGCTGACTGTGGCAGATTCCAAAGCAACCGGACCCAAAGCATGGAACGACTGGACTGAAAATCTTTTAAAAGATTTGTTTTTAAAAACAATGGGTATTCTTAAAAAAGGAGAGCTGGCATCCAGGAAAGCCCGGCACCTCATTGATAAAAAGAAAAAAGATATTCTGCAGCAATTAAAAAAACGATGGCAAGAGGACGAAATAAACAAACAGCTTGACTCCATGTCCAGAAGATACCTGGTATATGTTCCTGTTCAAAATATTGTTGACCACATAAATCTTTACAGGCATCTTGGTGATAAAAGTTTTATCTGGCAAATAGCCAAAGAGAATGGATCGGATATTCGTACAGTATCCATTTGCGGAAAGGACAAACCCGGGCTGTATTCAAAAATCGCAGGGGTTTTCTTTGTTAATAAGCTTGATATCGTAGCATCCCAGGCGTATTCTCTTGGGGAAGAGCATGTACTGGATATTTTCAAAGTTATCCCGCCCAAAGACAGGATTTTTGAAAAAGAAAAATGGGAAAAAGCGGAAAACGATTTGATCAAAGCCATTGAAGACGATCATTTCCTGGATAACGAATTTAAAAAAATACCCCGGATAATCAGGGTTTCATCCGGTCAAGACCCAGAACCCAACACCGTACGGATCGACAATGAAACATCCAGTTTTTTTACTATCATTGAGGTTTTTACCTATGATTTTCCAGGACTTTTATTTTCCATTACAAATGCATTGTATAGAAGTAATGTTAATGTCAATGTTGCCATGGTATCCACAAAGGTGGATCAGGTAGTGGATGTTTTTTATGTTAAAAGCATTGAAAATGATGCAAAGATTGAAACAAAACAAGGACTTGAGCAGATTAAAAACGCTATTTTAAAAAGTCTTCCACAAATAGCTGCAAAGGAGGTTAGTAATGAAAAAAATTGA
- a CDS encoding P-II family nitrogen regulator has protein sequence MKKIEAIIKPFKLDDVKEALSEIGIYGMTVTEVNGYGRQKGHKEIYRGAEYVVDFVPKIKIEIVVSDERLDEAVETVRNAANTGKIGDGKIFILPVEQVVRVRTGETGTEAL, from the coding sequence ATGAAAAAAATTGAAGCCATCATAAAACCGTTTAAACTTGACGATGTAAAGGAAGCATTGAGTGAAATCGGGATCTATGGGATGACGGTTACGGAAGTTAACGGCTATGGCCGGCAAAAGGGGCACAAGGAGATATACAGGGGTGCAGAATATGTTGTTGACTTTGTACCCAAAATAAAAATTGAAATTGTTGTCAGCGATGAAAGGCTGGATGAAGCTGTTGAAACTGTAAGGAATGCGGCCAATACCGGAAAAATAGGTGACGGAAAAATTTTTATCCTGCCGGTTGAACAGGTGGTCCGGGTCAGAACCGGTGAAACTGGTACAGAAGCACTTTAA
- a CDS encoding PLDc N-terminal domain-containing protein, producing MDQTIFYILLICAISFGLTMLALIDIILKDFGSIKAKIIWHFIAIIPIFGWLIYLIFGFKKGKKKKLV from the coding sequence ATGGACCAAACCATTTTTTATATCCTGCTTATTTGTGCCATATCTTTCGGTCTGACCATGCTGGCCTTGATTGATATTATCCTTAAGGATTTCGGGTCAATAAAAGCAAAAATTATCTGGCATTTCATTGCCATTATTCCAATCTTTGGTTGGCTGATTTATCTTATCTTCGGATTTAAAAAAGGCAAAAAAAAGAAACTTGTATAA
- a CDS encoding cell division ATP-binding protein FtsE, translating to MNNNDTKNLIIRLFNVSKKFGGVLALKDITLDIKKGEFVFISGPSGAGKSTLLKILCLAEKASEGQILIDGMNLSRISSSKLPFFRRRFGMVFQDFKLIPNRTVYENVALVLEAAGEKSSYIKKKVMQVLRTTGMEKKFKAFPPTLSGGEQQRVAVARAVVGEPSIILADEPTGSLDSKSAQIIFDFLMEYHKKGSTVLIVSHNLNLLDSTIKGRNIEISEGTIKRTATML from the coding sequence ATGAACAACAATGATACTAAAAATTTAATTATACGGCTGTTTAATGTCAGCAAAAAATTTGGAGGAGTGCTTGCCTTAAAGGACATTACTCTTGATATAAAAAAAGGTGAATTTGTTTTTATTTCAGGCCCTTCAGGCGCAGGCAAATCCACTCTCCTGAAAATATTGTGCCTGGCTGAAAAGGCATCAGAAGGGCAGATTCTGATTGACGGCATGAATCTTTCCAGAATCTCTTCATCAAAACTTCCTTTTTTCCGGCGGCGGTTTGGCATGGTATTCCAGGATTTTAAATTGATCCCCAACCGAACGGTTTATGAAAATGTAGCTCTTGTTTTAGAAGCTGCCGGTGAAAAATCTTCTTACATCAAAAAAAAAGTTATGCAGGTGTTGAGAACCACCGGCATGGAAAAAAAGTTTAAAGCCTTTCCGCCGACACTTTCAGGGGGGGAGCAGCAGAGAGTTGCAGTTGCCAGGGCAGTTGTCGGAGAACCATCCATCATTCTTGCCGATGAACCTACGGGCAGTCTGGATTCAAAATCAGCCCAGATAATATTTGATTTTTTAATGGAATACCATAAAAAAGGGAGTACTGTATTGATTGTCAGCCACAATTTAAATCTTCTTGACAGTACTATTAAAGGCAGAAATATTGAAATCAGTGAAGGCACGATAAAACGGACCGCAACCATGCTCTAG
- a CDS encoding vWA domain-containing protein → MFVKFFYTLKEIGIPVSPTSFLTLQKALNQGIISSLDDFYTCARSILVKSEKYFDLYDQVFAHHFEGVPLPENDGFEIDEIARGMLDEWLKDPKRMADALGVDEEQLKKMSPEELIEYFKERLKDQEGEHHGGYKWIGTGGYSPVGHSGYNPGGMRVGGRSGNKSAVKVANERRYKDYSTAGPLTQAKIGEALKRLRNMIPSGPRDTLNIDDTIKETMRNAGEIEMVFDRALKDRLKVILLIDNGGWSMDPYIRVVQTLFDYARSQFKEVKTYFFHNTIYDHVWEDTARYKKPKKIIEFSRLDTETRLVIVGDASMSPYELLSHDGSIHISERSGKPSIEQLNFMAKTFPHAVWLNPVSENMWGYTHTIMAISKIFSMYELSLDGLEKAVTKLMSRN, encoded by the coding sequence ATGTTTGTAAAATTTTTCTATACCTTAAAAGAGATCGGGATACCCGTTTCTCCCACCTCTTTTCTCACACTTCAAAAAGCTCTTAACCAGGGGATTATCAGCAGCCTGGATGATTTTTATACCTGTGCTAGATCCATCCTTGTTAAAAGTGAGAAATATTTTGATCTGTATGATCAGGTGTTTGCTCACCATTTTGAAGGGGTTCCTCTGCCTGAAAACGACGGGTTTGAAATTGATGAAATTGCCAGGGGCATGCTGGATGAATGGCTCAAAGACCCTAAAAGAATGGCAGATGCTTTGGGTGTTGATGAAGAACAACTCAAAAAAATGTCGCCTGAAGAATTGATTGAATATTTCAAAGAACGGCTCAAAGATCAGGAAGGCGAACACCACGGCGGCTATAAATGGATCGGCACCGGCGGATATTCTCCGGTAGGTCATTCCGGGTACAATCCCGGTGGCATGAGGGTCGGCGGACGATCCGGCAACAAATCTGCTGTAAAAGTTGCCAATGAGCGGCGGTATAAAGATTATTCAACTGCCGGTCCTTTGACCCAGGCAAAAATCGGTGAAGCCTTGAAACGGCTGAGAAACATGATCCCGTCCGGACCCAGGGACACCCTTAATATTGATGACACCATCAAGGAAACCATGAGAAATGCCGGTGAAATCGAAATGGTGTTTGACAGAGCGTTAAAGGACAGGCTCAAGGTAATACTGCTTATTGATAACGGGGGCTGGTCCATGGATCCCTATATAAGGGTGGTGCAAACCCTGTTTGATTACGCCAGATCCCAGTTCAAGGAAGTTAAGACCTATTTTTTCCATAACACCATTTATGATCATGTCTGGGAAGACACGGCCCGGTATAAGAAGCCCAAGAAAATCATTGAGTTTTCACGGCTGGATACTGAAACACGGCTGGTCATTGTCGGCGATGCCAGCATGTCTCCATATGAACTTTTGTCCCATGACGGCTCCATCCATATCTCTGAAAGAAGCGGCAAACCAAGTATTGAGCAGCTCAATTTTATGGCCAAAACATTTCCCCATGCTGTCTGGCTGAACCCGGTTTCAGAAAATATGTGGGGATACACACACACCATTATGGCCATCTCGAAAATTTTTTCCATGTATGAATTATCCCTGGATGGCCTTGAAAAAGCAGTGACAAAACTCATGAGCAGAAATTAA
- a CDS encoding AAA family ATPase, with translation MYQEPTNEFQGAKKYVLDQELASIVNISMKLEMPLLLKGEPGTGKTMLAHAITESLNMPLIVLNVKSSMKLVEALYQYDTLTRLNDSRFGDSQRNVSDIDEYIKMGKIGQAFCAEEKTVLLIDEIDKADTDFQDDMLDVLDQMQFDIIETDKTIKAKNRPVIIITSNAKKDLSDPFLGRCNFHHIAFPDPKMMRKIIEVHFENIDSKLAQNAIDAFYSMREIDSIEKKPATRELINWMRALNADPDFRAKDLVKGKLPFLGVLFKKSPDYERARNIASRRRMF, from the coding sequence ATGTATCAGGAACCGACCAATGAATTTCAGGGTGCAAAAAAATATGTCCTGGATCAGGAACTTGCCTCAATCGTTAATATATCAATGAAGCTTGAAATGCCGCTGCTTCTCAAAGGAGAGCCTGGAACCGGCAAAACCATGCTGGCCCATGCCATTACCGAAAGCCTAAACATGCCATTAATCGTTTTGAATGTAAAATCCAGCATGAAGCTGGTAGAAGCATTGTATCAATATGATACGCTCACCCGGTTAAATGATTCCAGGTTTGGTGATTCACAAAGAAATGTGAGCGACATTGATGAGTATATCAAGATGGGAAAAATCGGCCAGGCATTTTGTGCCGAAGAAAAAACCGTTCTGTTGATTGATGAAATTGATAAAGCAGATACGGATTTCCAGGATGATATGCTGGATGTTCTGGACCAGATGCAATTTGATATCATTGAAACCGATAAAACCATAAAAGCCAAAAACAGGCCGGTTATCATTATTACCTCCAATGCAAAAAAAGATCTTTCCGATCCTTTTTTAGGCAGGTGCAATTTTCATCACATTGCTTTTCCCGATCCCAAAATGATGAGAAAAATCATAGAGGTTCATTTCGAGAATATTGATTCAAAACTGGCGCAAAATGCAATTGATGCGTTTTACAGTATGCGGGAGATTGATTCTATTGAGAAAAAACCGGCCACAAGAGAATTAATCAACTGGATGAGGGCTTTGAATGCAGATCCTGATTTCAGGGCAAAAGATCTTGTTAAAGGCAAGCTTCCGTTTCTGGGCGTCCTGTTTAAAAAGAGTCCTGACTATGAAAGAGCAAGGAATATAGCGTCACGAAGACGAATGTTTTAA
- the glnA gene encoding type I glutamate--ammonia ligase — translation MTPKDVIAMAKENKAKIVDIRYMDFIGTWQHFSVPLGEFGESAFEDGFGFDGSSMRAWQAIDNSDMLVIPEAGTAKMDPFFKVPTLAIIGNIHDPITQEAYSRDPRGIAKKVEQYIKSTGLGDTIYVGPEPEFFIFSNIRYASEPHASFFEIDSPEAHWNTGADEMPNLGYKIRSKQGYFPLPPNDQYQDMRTEMMLTMEDLGITMECQHHEVGTAGQSEIDLRFDSLLKMGDNLAWFKYVLKNVAAKYDHTVTFMPKPLYGDNGSGMHTHMSFWKDGNPLFAGNKYAGMSDEALYAIGGIMKHCKALCAITNPTTNSYKRLVPGFEAPINLAYSSRNRSAAIRLPMYSGSPKAKRIEFRTPDPSCNGYMAFSAIAMAMIDGIQNKIDPGDPMDKNIYDLPPEELAEMESAPGSLEEALVALKEDHDFLLKGDVFTKDVIEYWIDYKMKNEVNPVISRPHPHEFYLYYDI, via the coding sequence ATGACACCAAAAGATGTAATCGCAATGGCGAAAGAAAACAAAGCAAAAATCGTTGACATCAGATACATGGATTTCATCGGAACATGGCAGCACTTTTCCGTTCCGCTTGGAGAATTTGGAGAATCCGCATTTGAGGACGGGTTTGGATTTGACGGATCCAGCATGCGGGCATGGCAGGCCATTGATAACTCTGATATGCTTGTTATTCCTGAAGCCGGAACCGCTAAAATGGATCCCTTTTTCAAGGTGCCTACCCTTGCCATTATCGGAAATATTCATGATCCCATCACTCAGGAAGCTTACAGCCGCGACCCAAGGGGCATTGCCAAAAAAGTAGAACAATACATAAAAAGCACTGGACTTGGAGATACCATCTATGTCGGCCCTGAACCTGAATTTTTTATCTTCAGCAATATCCGGTATGCTTCAGAACCTCATGCCTCCTTTTTTGAGATTGATTCCCCGGAAGCCCATTGGAACACCGGTGCTGATGAAATGCCAAACCTTGGATACAAAATCCGCTCCAAGCAGGGATATTTTCCTCTCCCTCCCAATGACCAATACCAGGACATGAGAACAGAGATGATGCTCACAATGGAAGATCTTGGAATTACCATGGAATGTCAGCATCATGAAGTCGGCACAGCAGGTCAGTCTGAAATCGACCTTCGGTTTGATTCCCTGTTAAAAATGGGCGACAATCTTGCATGGTTCAAATATGTCCTTAAAAATGTGGCTGCCAAATATGATCATACTGTCACTTTTATGCCCAAACCTTTATATGGTGACAATGGAAGCGGCATGCACACCCATATGAGTTTCTGGAAAGACGGGAACCCTTTGTTTGCAGGCAACAAGTATGCGGGAATGTCTGATGAGGCACTTTACGCCATTGGTGGTATCATGAAACATTGCAAAGCCCTGTGTGCCATAACAAACCCCACAACCAACTCTTATAAAAGGTTGGTTCCCGGATTTGAAGCACCTATTAATCTTGCATATTCCAGCAGAAATAGAAGTGCGGCCATCCGTTTGCCCATGTATTCTGGATCTCCCAAGGCCAAGCGCATTGAATTTCGTACCCCTGATCCCTCATGCAACGGATATATGGCCTTTTCAGCCATTGCAATGGCCATGATAGACGGCATCCAGAACAAAATTGATCCGGGCGATCCAATGGATAAAAATATTTATGACCTGCCCCCTGAAGAGCTTGCTGAAATGGAATCCGCACCCGGTTCTCTGGAAGAAGCATTGGTTGCGTTAAAAGAAGACCATGACTTTTTGCTGAAAGGTGATGTGTTTACCAAAGATGTTATTGAATACTGGATTGACTATAAAATGAAAAATGAAGTCAATCCGGTTATCAGTCGTCCTCATCCCCATGAATTTTATCTTTATTATGACATTTAA